ATAATATAATCCTGCATGAACCACGCCCGAGTTATGGCTTGACTGGTGTTGTGCAACGCTCGATTCTTTCTCAAAGAGAGAGACCTTCGCCTCCGGGTAATCGAGCAAAAGTTGCCGTGCAACGGCTAGCCCATTGATCCCGCCTCCAATAATCGCATACTTGATTGTTGCCACAATTAACTCCTTTAGATGATGACACTAATATGAAAAAATTAAAAAAAATTGAGAATTTATCCGATCAGGCGTTTACCCTCATTCGTGAGGCGATCATGAACAATGTGCTAAAACCCGGGAAACTCTACTCAGCGACCGAAATTGGGGAATGGATCGGTGTGTCACGGACGCCCATTCGTGAGGCGGCGCAACAGCTCGCAAATATTGGTCTGGTGCGAGTAGAAAAGAATCGTGGGATTCGCATTTTGCCTACATCGTTGCAGGGATTAATTGAGTCCTTTCAAATTCGTCTGATGCTGGAAGTGCCGATGATTCGTAAAACGGCAACTTCCCGCAGTGATGACGATTTAGTGCTCATTAAAGAGGCGTTTGAGAAGTTTCAGGTCGCTGCTGAATCCGATGATGCAAAAGCGACGTTGGAAGCTGATAAAGAGTACCATTTGGCGATCTTAAAGGCTTCGGGCATTGGGCGTGCGCTCACCATTATTGAAAACACGCGAAACACCGTACTTCTCACAGGGCCAAGCACGATTCCTCATTCACGTTCTTGCATGGATGCGTTTAATGATCATAAAGCGCTCCATGAAGCGATTCTTACGAAAGATGCCGTTCAAGCGGGCATTGAGATGGAAAGACATATCATCAATACGGCGAACATGCTGATTACGCAGGAATCTAAAAGTCGTGACGATTGGGAAGGTGCTGAGCTTTTAGAGCAATTTGAGTGGATCTGTAATCCGCGGTAAATTCTCCTCGTTTAATTATTATTTAACACCATTTTTATCACAGTAGTATGTTGCATGCAACTAAAAAAGTGCAATGGATTATTACGCCCATGAATTTGCCCGTTAATGGATCAGATCAAAAGGAGAGAGAAATCATTATGGAAGCCGCGATGCGCAGTTTTGCAGTGAAACTTAATAAAGCGATTAAAGAGGATATGGAGCGCCTATTGCCGCTGATGGAAGGGGAGGCGGTCTATGGGATTGCACTCGTGGCGGACTCTTTTTTGGAATCGCTCTATATCGCCATTAATACCGAAGAATCGCTTGCCGCGCTCATGAGTGAAACGGAAGCGAAATATGGGGAGATCGCGCCGATGGATCGCCTTAAGCTCCGCTGGCAACCGGAAGCGTGGGTCTATAACAGCAGTAATTTGCAATTTCCCGCGATGCTCGAGCTTAATCAATTTTTAGTTAATAAAACCGTCGAGGATTTTAACGGCTTTGAGATGCTCTTTTATGAAACGGTTCTCGATGAGATGACTAAACTCGATCGTAATGGCGTTTTTGGCGAGATGGAGAGAAGGGTCGATCGCATTATTTTTCTCACCATTGAGGGGGATTCCCGCCGCGTGAGTATCGAAAATTTCTTTGCGAGCCAACTTAATAGCGAAGCACAATTTGCAGAGTTTATGGCGCGTTTTGAGCCAATCCATCAGAAATAAAATAAGCAATAAACCAAACAATAAAACGGGCGTAAAGCAGGCAAGAAACAACCTGCAGGAACTTCTTAATATAGGGAAGTACACTGCAGGTTTTTTATACCTCAATATTTTATATTGATTACGACCATTTAGCGTTGCGGTCCTAAATAGGCCAACCAGCGTTTTTCGCACTTTCTAAAGATAAAGACGAGCACAAACGTGATGGCGATATAGAGTGCTGCCGCAATTAAAAACGGGGTAAATACCGCAAAGGTTTGGTAATGCACCTGTTTCGCAAATCCTAAAATATCCACTAGCGTGATGGCAGACGCTTGCGCTGTTCCGTGCAGCATAAAGATCACCTCGTTCCCATAAGCGGGAAGGGCGCGTCTAAATCCTGATGGGAAAATAATGCGGCGAAAGAGCGTGAATTTGCTCATACCAAAAGCCATTCCGGCCTCGATCTCCCCTTTAGGAGTGTTTTTAATCGAGCCTTTAAAAATCTCTAAGGAATAGGCGGCGGTATTGAGCGAAAACGCCACAAGCGCACATGCATACGGCTCACTTAAAATATTATCCCAGAGCCATTCAATATCGCGAATCGCTTCAAACTGCCCAAGCCCAAAGTAGAGAATATAGATCTGGACAAGAAGTGGCGTGCCGCGGAAAAAATAGCTGTAGGCATCAATTGGCAGATGAATCCATTTGCGTTTTGAGAGCGCTAAAATCGAGAGCGGTACCGCAAGTAAGAGGCCGGCAATCGATGAGATAAAGGTGAGCTGAATGGTGAGCCATATGGCCTCTAAAAGCTCCGGAAAACGGTCAATCATCGTACTCATATCGACACCTCTGTACTAAATCCGAGGCTGTAACGGCGCTCTAAAAAGCGAATCACTAAGATCGATAGGCTCGTGAAAAGGAGGAATCCGATGCTCGCTACCATATAAAAGTTAAAGGTCAAACGCGTCGCTTTCCCCGCATTATTGGCCATAAAGACAAGATCTTGCAGCCCAATGAGTGAAACGAGTGCGGTTGTTTTAAGAAGTACCAGCCAGTTATTGCTTAAGCCCGGCAGTGCAAAACGCATCGCTTGAGGGAATAAAATGCGGCGGTAGATATGGTTTTTAGGCATACCGAGTGCGACAGAGGCTTCCACTTGGCCTTTTGGAACGGCTAAAATCGCCCCACGAAACGTTTCGGTAATAAAAGCGCCGAAATAAAAGCCGATCGTAATCACGCCCGAAATAAAGGGGGTGAGAAAAATATTTTTCGTGCCGATCAGCCCCGTAATCCAGTTTAACAACTCCTGAATCCCGTAAAAGAAGAGGAAAATTAGCACAAGATCCGGAATGCCGCGAATGATCGTGGTGTAACTGCTAATGGTAAAACGAAGCGTTTTTGATTGACTAAAGGAGAGAAATGCTGCCCCTAAACCAAAAAAAAGTGCTGCCAAAAACGAGGTAATGCCGAGGGTGATGGTAAGGAAAAACCCCTCGAGTAACGAGGGGGAATATTCAATAATTTCGTTCATCCAGACTTATTCTCCGAAACTATCTTTAAGCGTCACAATGCGGTTAAAGACAAGTGCGTCACCGGCTTTTGAGTCACGGGTGAAGTAAGCAATGCGCTCAAATTGATACGGAACTTGTGCTTCTGATTTGGCAAGCTCAGGTTCAACTTTCGCTGTTTTCACCACTAATGAATCATCGGCGATGTAGTCGAGCATATCGCCCTCTTCACCAGCAGGATTGGTCACCGTAAAGAGACGGTTATATTCGTTGATCGTCGCATCAACGGCGGTTTTGCAAGTAACCCATTGGATTACGCCGCGCGCTTTAACGCCTTCAACATTTTTACCAAGCGAACCGGGAACGATTTCAGCGATCACCTCGATCACCTCACCATTTTCGTCTTTCACAACGTCTGTGGCTTTAATGATATAGGCACCGCGTAGACGAGTATATTTGCCTAAGACTAAGCGTTTGTAGTGTTTGTTCGCTTCTTCTCTAAAGTCCGCGCGCTCAATGAAAATCTCATTACTAAAGAGGATCTCACGGCGGCCGCGCTCTTCTTGTTGCGGGTGATTCGGAACGCTCACCATTTCGTCCGCCTCAACGTTGGTTAAGGTGACTTTGATGGGATCCATAACCGCCATGCGGCGATCGGCTTGTTCATTTAATACATCGCGCATTGCTTGATCGAGCTGTTGCACTTCGATGTAGTTTTCCGATTTAGTCACCCCAATGCGATCACAGAAAAGATGAAGCGCTTCAGGAGGGCAGCCGCGGCGACGTAATCCTGCGATGGTTGGCATGCGAGGATCGTCCCAGCCATCCACATGACCTTCAGCTACGAGCTGGGTTAAACGGCGTTTTGAGGTCACGGTATACTCTAAGTTTAAGCGTGAAAACTCATATTGATGCGGGGTATGCTCAACGCCGCAATGCTCCACAAACCAATCATATAAAACGCGGTGATCTTCAAATTCAAGCGTACAAATCGAGTGGGTAATGCCTTCAAATGCATCGCTTAAGCTGTGCGCGAAGTCATACATCGGATAGATGCACCATTTGTTGCCGGTTTGGTGATGATCTTCATGGCGAATACGATAGATCGCAGGGTCACGCAGATTCATGTTGGGTGCGCTCATATCGATCTTGGCACGTAAAATTTTAGCGCCGTCTTCAAATTCGCCGTTACGCATACGCTCAAACAGATCGAGGTTTTCTTCAATCGAACGTTCACGATAGGGGGAGTTTTTGCCCGGTTCAGTTAAGGTTCCGCGCATTGCACGAAGCTCGTCCGCACTGCTGTCATCAACATAGGCTAGCCCTTTTTTAATGAGGGTGACCGCCGCGTCATAAAACTTCTCAAAATAATCGGATGCATAGAATAGATTGTCCCACTTAAAGCCAAGCCACTCCACGTCCTTTTTGATCGACTCAACAAACTCGATCTCTTCTTTCGTTGGGTTGGTGTCGTCAAAACGAAGGTTGCATTTTCCACCGTAATCGCGCGCAATTCCGAAGTTTAAACAGATCGATTTCGCGTGACCAATGTGTAGATAGCCATTCGGTTCAGGGGGGAAACGGGTGTGGATATCAGAGGGTTGCTGGTATTTTCCACTAGCTAAATCCTGATCAATAATTTGACGAATAAAATTAGTGCGAATGGTACTTTCTGACATATCTATTCTGGCCTTTCTGATAGTGTAAATTTATAAATTCAAAGTTTGATATTTTATCATAGAAAACGCGTGATTTCGACTGATTGAGATCACGCATTTTTACGCTAAGCTATCTTGTTTGATGGTAAGCTAATCGATTGAGTTTAACATGGTTTCCACATTGCGTTTGAAGAGCTTGATATAGCTATTGGCTGTATCATCTTTGGTGAGCGCATCAGAATAGAGGATGCCGCCGTTTTTGAGCTTGAGATCCTCCATCAGATTTTTAAGAAGGCGCGAGGCTTCAATGTTTTCAAAAAAGAGCGTGGTGATATTGTTCTTTTTAATAAGCGTCATCGTTTCCGCCAAATCACCGGCAGAGGGTTCGCCCGCAAAATGGGAATTCATTAAGGTGTGGAAATGCACGCCATATTCATGCTCAAAATATTGGAAACTATTGTGCAAAATAAGGAAGTGGGGCGCTCTGTTTGATTTGGCCTTAAGACTGTCGCGCGTCCATTTATCAAGGGCTAAAAGCTCTTTTTGATAATCTTCGAAATTGGCCTCGTAGTGGGCTTTCCCTTCAGGGTCTAGGGCGATGAGCTCCTGTTTAATGGCATCAGCCATCTTGATCACATTGAGCGGGCTTTGCCAGATATGTGGGTCAAATTCGCCATGCTCATGGTCGTGATTCTCGTGATCGTGAGCTGTATGGCCATCGTGATCATCGTGGTGTCCTGAATGGTCGTGGTCGTGATGATGATTGGGGTCGGCAGGAAGTGGAGCGATGGCAGTGCTCACGTCTAGTAGCGCACCATTAAAACCAGAAGCATCGACGGTGCGGGTTAACCAACCTTCAAAGTGAAGCCCGTTAATAATGAAAAGATCGGCTTTTTTAAGATCGATAAAATCGTAGGGCGTTGGCTCATAGGTGTGGGCATTTTGATTGGCACCAATGATGGCCTTGCTCTGAATGCGCTCACCGCCGATGGTTTCGGTAATATCATTTAAGATGGAAAAACTGGTGATCACATTGAGCTTTTTCGCAAGGGCGGGCGACAATGTGAGTAGGCATAGGGTGGAAAATAGCGCTATCAATCGCTTCATGGGACTGATCTCCTTAAGGGGTTATTCTATCAAAAGTTTATTTTGTATTGCTTAATTGACTACATATGTAGACAATTGAGTTAATAGACATTATAGCCTGAAGTGATCGAATCTGCTGAAAATATCTTAGAATTAGCCTCGAATGAGTTGAATCAGCGGGTTTGTTGGGTCGAGCAGCAGTTTAATCGCCATGATGGTACTTAAGATAATAAGAAGGGGTTTAATTAATCGTGCGCCAAAGCGAACCGCAAAGCGGCTACCAATCTGCGCGCCGACAAATGCGCCCACCGCCATGCAGAGCGCAATCACAAAATAGGCGTTGCCGTGAAATAAAAAGACAAGAAGCGAGCCTAAATTACAGGAGAAATTGGCAAGTTTTGTGTAGGCATTGGCGCTCAATAAGCCATGACCTTGAAGGGCGACAAACGCGACGATATAAAACGACCCTGTTCCCGGACCAAAAACGCCATCGTAAAAACCAATGAGTGGCACAAAGGTGAAGAGAAACAGCAGGCGTGGCATTTTGGGTTTCCGCTCAACGTCAGTAAATTTGGGCGAAAAGATAAAATAGGTTGCGATCACTAGAAGTAGGATCGGGGCAGCGGCTTTCAAATATTCTTGTGGAATTTGGCTAATGAGATTGGCACCGAGCATTCCGCCACTAAAGGCAAGGAGTGCAATGGGCCCCCCTTTTTTCCAATTGATCAGTTTACGGCGTGCAAAAGCGGCCGTTGCGGAGAAGGAGCCGGCCGTTGCTTGGAGTTTATTGGTGGCGATGGCGTTAATTGGCGGGAGTCCTGCAATCATAAGGGCAGGAAGGGTGAGTAATCCGCCTCCGCCCGCAATGGCATCGATGGTTCCGGCAATCATTGCGACAAGGGTGAGTAGGGCGATAATATCCGCTTCCATAGGATCCTTTTTTGAGGTGTCTGAGTTATTGTTATAAGACAAGATTCGGCGTAAAGGTACGGATCTCGTTGAGGAGTAAGACCGTTCTGCGTTACACTATACCCCATCATTTTTAGAGAAGGAAGAGGCGTTATGGCGAATTTATCGGAGTGGCGAGATGGGCTAAAATCGATCTACGATCGGGAGCCACATTTTAAAGTACTCGATCCACTATTGTGCATCCAATCGTTAACGGCAGGATTGAAATCGCTCGGCGCTGACTTTTCCGTTTCCTTGTTATTTTTAGGTAATCGCCAAATTGAAGCGCTCGGCGATCCGCGATTTAATGCATTGTCTGATCATTATCTCTTTAGCCGAGAGGTCTTTTTGCTTCTTAATGGAACTCCGGTTGTATGGGCGCAGAGTCTTTGTCAAGGAATGCCCTCCTCCCTTGAAAAAGGGCGGGTGAATGAGTCGCGCTGGCTTGAAATTCTCGATTGCGGAACGGAACCGCTCGGGCATAAACTCTTTGATGGTTCGCTCCCGATTACACGTACCCCGTTTGAATATGCGGTGGTGAAAAATCCGCCCACGTTTGCGTGGGGAATGGAGGTTCAAGATCATTCTGATCATGCTCTCGATGTTCCAACCGTTATTGCGCGCCGTTCGATATTTGATTGGGCTGGCGATGGATTGGAATTGACGGAATATTATCTCCCTGCACTCTTTGAGTTTATCGGCGAAAAATCGATTGAGCGTGCTGTATGACGATTCTCTTTGCGCTTTTAGCGCTCGTATTGATTGTGATCGGCGCACTTGGATCGGTCTTCCCGATTTTGCCGGGGCTTCCTTTGATGTTTGTGGGGTATTGGTGGCTCGCCTATCTCGATGGATTTACGCGCATGTCGCTTGTAAGCGTGATCGTTGTCGGTGTGATCGCCGGAATTGGCTCTGTGATCGATTATTTAGCGACGGCCTATGGCGCAAAACTTACCGGATCGGGGCGAAAAGGCATTTGGCTTTCGATGTTAGGCTCGATTGTGGGATTGTTAGTTGCGTCGATTTTAGGCATGGTGATCGGACTTGTGCTCGGGGCAATGCTCGGTGAAATTTTAGATCGGAAAGATCTCTACAACGCGGGAAAGGTTGGATTAGGTGCTTTTTTAGGCTTTGCAGTGGGGCTTGTGATTCGCGTGATTTTCTCCATTTTGATCTTAATCTATGCGGTAATCCAAACCATTAAGATGATCGCAAGTGGGGTGGAGGGCATGGAGATCAATTGGGCGTGGGTGAAAACGCTAGCGGTTTCGCTCTGGAAGCTTGTGGGTGGGGGATAGGAAGAGGTACGTTACCAGTTTTTAAATAAAACTTGAGGCAAAGAAAAAGCACTGACTCGTTTGAATCAGTGCTTCTTATGTGGCGGAACGGACGGGACTCGAACCCGCGACCCCCTGCGTGACAGGCAGGTATTCTAAACCAACTGAACTACCGCTCCTAATTTGCTATTGCTAGCGTCTAGGTGAAGTATTATACTAAAGTAAATTTAATTGTCTAGCATAATTTTTGTTCAATCTTAACTGCTTCACCTAACTCAACTAAGATTGTTTGCGTATTTGATCTTATAAATGTAATCAAACATACGTTAAAACTGGCGGAACGGACGGGACTCGAACCCGCGACCCCCTGCGTGACAGGCAGGTATTCTAAACCAACTGAACTACCGCTCCTAAGTTTTGTTTCTCGTTGTTGCCAACTGAGGATTCGTATTATACAAAGAAAAAAACATTTGTCATCTTTTTTTATTAAATTGGCTAACAATGGCGCACCGGCGATCATAAATGAACGAGTTAGACGGGAAAAACTCTCGTGTTGCGTGCGAGCCGTGCTACTATAAATGCAGTTAAATTTATCACACTCAACATTGCGAGGTACGATTGAGATGGCCAAATTACGACAATTGATGATGCTCAGCGCGCTTTTACTGGTAGGAAAGATCGGGATTGCCGATTCGCTAACTATCGAGCCGATTTCAGCTGAACGAGAGATTCGCGCGGTGCTCGATATGGAGTCTAATCGTTTTGCCATCGTCGGCGGTTGCAATACCTTTACCGGTTCGATGTATCTTAAAGAGCACGATATTTTTCGTACCAATCCCCACCGTTTAGCCGTAACTAAGATGGCGTGTGAGGTGGAGATGGAAGGGCTCGATCAAAAAGTGCGCTCCTTTTTACGCAATAAACCGAAGATGGTGCGAAAGGGCGATGCGCTCTATCTCGTTGGAAATATTCGTGGCGAGTCTGAGAGCCGTTACATTCCGGTAGAGCTTGATAAGGGCGCGTTTAGAGATATTGAGGCGCTTGAATATGATACGACGTTTCTCTATGTTTCCGGTAAACCGGCGGTCTGTAAGTTAGGAACGACAGAATCGGGCGAAACCTGCCTGCTCGTTCGTAAAAAACCGGAGGATCAGTGGGAGATCTATAAAGGGGAGATTGAAGGATTTACTCCCAATGAGAATATCGATTATCGTCTCCGCTTAAAAGCTTATCCCCGTGCAGATGGTGAAACGCGTCTCGTCCTTGATATGATTGTCGAACAGGTGTCGATCGATACCAAAGAGGAGCTCGATGAAGCAGGGATCGATGCGGAAGGGCTCGAGCCGTAACCGATAGCGGTTACTGATAGAGACTCATAAATTACCGGAATAGATAATAAAAAACGCGAGGATCGTAGGATGGCTCGCGTTTTTGTCTTAGCTCGTCTTATATATATCTATATATGGGTAGATAAAAAGATTACAGCCAACCTTTTCGCTTAAAGAGTAGGTAGGGCGCAATTCCGGATAAAAACATCAGTCCGATCGAGAGCGGATAACTGTAACGGAAATTGAGCTCCGGCATAAAGGCAAAGTTCATACCATAGATACTTGCAATAAGCGTCGGTGGCAGAAAGACCACCGATGCAATGGAGAAGATCTTGATAATACGGCTCTGCTCAAGGGAGATTTTACCCATAGCAGCATCGAGCAGGAAGTTTACCTTGTCAAAGAGAAACGAGGTGTGACTGGTGAGCGATTCTAAGTCGCGCAGAATTTCCCGTACATCTTCATTTTGATCATTGGTTAATAGTCGGCCCCGCAATAAAAAGGAGAGCGAACGGCGCGTATCCATTAAGGATAGTCGAGCTTTACCATTAATATCTTCTTGAATAGAGATCTCCGATAAGATCGTATCCATATCGACTTTTTTTAGCTCGTCATCTTCCTCTTGCTCAAGCTCTTTTTGCCGGCGGCGACGGGATTTGCGGGGCTCTTTCTCTTCCGTTTTATTGCCATTAATGAGCACATAAGGACTTGTTGATTCAAGCTTGGTGTAGATAAGTTCAAGAACGTCAGCAACGTGTTCAACCGCCGTTTCATGAAGGCCAATTAAGATGTCCATCACATCAATGACCGATTCCATATCATTAATTTGCGGATGGCGAGCGCGTAGGCGATAGAGTCTAAAAGAGCTTAAATCCTCATCGTGCAGGGTAAAGAGGCGGCCATTATAGATTGAGAAAGCGACGGTGACATTGGTAACCCGATCGCCAAAATCATTTAAAAAGAAGCTGTGGACGTGAATCCCATCTTCATCTTCATAAAAGCGTGCGGACGCCTCGATATCTTTAATCTCCGCTTTCTCCGGCAACTCAAAATTGTAATAAGCTTCAACTAAGGCGCGTTCTTCTTCGGTAGGATCGACAAGATCAATCCAGATCATCTCTTTTTGAAAATCGTCGTTCGATGAGATTTTGCTCTGCACCAGTCGACCATTTTTTAATATAAACGCTGTAATCACCTTAGTTTACCTCCTGATTTTAGCGGGAAAGTGGTTTTTATGAAGAATAAGAGCATATTATAGCGTATCTCTTTTTGCTTGCCGAGAGTTTTAGAAAAGGGCGGTTTTGGCACACTTTTTTCCATCAAAAAAGAAGAGTTGATCAAAAAATAAGCATGTGATAATCTCTTGAATTTACAGGGATATCACCCCGATAAATGCAATAAATTAAAAAAAAATTTGCTTTTTAGTCTGAATGCGTTATAAGCATGCCATAGAGTTTTTATATAGGAGAAAACCATGACAGCAGGATACGACGATTTTATTGATGAGGATCTTATTGAAGAGGAAGAAATTCCTGAGGTAAAACCCAATAAATCTCAAGCGTGGCGTGATATTGAAGCGATTCGTGAACAGCGCGCATTAGAGAAAAAGCTCGCAAAAGAGTACGAGCTTGAAAGTTTTGAAGATGATTGGGATTTTGATGATCTCGATGATTAATATTTAGACAAAATCATCAATTCACCTTGAAAAAATTATAATGGACCTCAAATTATAGGTGTTATAGAATTTTTACGTAGGGAAAAGATCATGTCAGATACAAAAAATGAGATGGATGTAGAGCTTGAAAATGATGCGCTCGACGCAGAAGCGACTGATGAAGTGGTGGAAGGCGAAGAGAGCGAATTAACGCTTGAAGAGTTAACGGCTGCGTATGAAGCAGCACAAGCGGAAAAAGAGAAGCTATATAATCAATATTTACTCGCAGCCGCCGATGTGAAAAACATCAAACGCCGTGCTGAGATTGATGTGGCAAACGCCCATAAATATGCGCTTGATAAATTTGTAAAAGAATTACTGCCCATTTTAGATGCGATGGAGCTCGAATTAAACGCGTTGCAAAAATCTGAAAATGATGAAGTAAAACAATTTATCACAGGATCAGAGCTCACCTACAAAATGCTCTTAAATGCATGTGAGAAATTTGGCGTCGTCCAGATTAATCCCACCGGTGAAAAACTCGACCCTGAGCGTCATCAAGCCATTACCATGCAGAAAAATCGTGAATTTGAATCCGGTCATGTGATTCAAGTGGTGCAAAAAGGATATTTGCTAAACGAACGCGTGGTACGAGCGGCACAGGTGATTGTTGCAGAATAGCCGCACGATTAGGGCGCTTCTGAGCTTTTATTGAGATAAAGCTAGAAAAAAAGGAATACATGCCTTATCATTTAGTTAGTTAAATGTAGCTTTTAGGTGCCTCGGGTACTTAAATATTGCCAACTTTTTTAGAGGAGATGCAAATGTCACAACAAAGTTCAGATAGAATTACTTTCCCCATTCTAGCGGTATTAAGTGGTGCGTGTTTATTAGGGATTGTGGTTGTACTTGTTAAATCACTTGTGATGCATTTCATGTAA
The window above is part of the Ignatzschineria sp. RMDPL8A genome. Proteins encoded here:
- a CDS encoding DUF4303 domain-containing protein, with amino-acid sequence MEAAMRSFAVKLNKAIKEDMERLLPLMEGEAVYGIALVADSFLESLYIAINTEESLAALMSETEAKYGEIAPMDRLKLRWQPEAWVYNSSNLQFPAMLELNQFLVNKTVEDFNGFEMLFYETVLDEMTKLDRNGVFGEMERRVDRIIFLTIEGDSRRVSIENFFASQLNSEAQFAEFMARFEPIHQK
- a CDS encoding DUF456 domain-containing protein; this translates as MTILFALLALVLIVIGALGSVFPILPGLPLMFVGYWWLAYLDGFTRMSLVSVIVVGVIAGIGSVIDYLATAYGAKLTGSGRKGIWLSMLGSIVGLLVASILGMVIGLVLGAMLGEILDRKDLYNAGKVGLGAFLGFAVGLVIRVIFSILILIYAVIQTIKMIASGVEGMEINWAWVKTLAVSLWKLVGGG
- a CDS encoding TSUP family transporter; the protein is MEADIIALLTLVAMIAGTIDAIAGGGGLLTLPALMIAGLPPINAIATNKLQATAGSFSATAAFARRKLINWKKGGPIALLAFSGGMLGANLISQIPQEYLKAAAPILLLVIATYFIFSPKFTDVERKPKMPRLLFLFTFVPLIGFYDGVFGPGTGSFYIVAFVALQGHGLLSANAYTKLANFSCNLGSLLVFLFHGNAYFVIALCMAVGAFVGAQIGSRFAVRFGARLIKPLLIILSTIMAIKLLLDPTNPLIQLIRG
- a CDS encoding ABC transporter permease, encoding MSTMIDRFPELLEAIWLTIQLTFISSIAGLLLAVPLSILALSKRKWIHLPIDAYSYFFRGTPLLVQIYILYFGLGQFEAIRDIEWLWDNILSEPYACALVAFSLNTAAYSLEIFKGSIKNTPKGEIEAGMAFGMSKFTLFRRIIFPSGFRRALPAYGNEVIFMLHGTAQASAITLVDILGFAKQVHYQTFAVFTPFLIAAALYIAITFVLVFIFRKCEKRWLAYLGPQR
- a CDS encoding glutamine--tRNA ligase/YqeY domain fusion protein, translated to MSESTIRTNFIRQIIDQDLASGKYQQPSDIHTRFPPEPNGYLHIGHAKSICLNFGIARDYGGKCNLRFDDTNPTKEEIEFVESIKKDVEWLGFKWDNLFYASDYFEKFYDAAVTLIKKGLAYVDDSSADELRAMRGTLTEPGKNSPYRERSIEENLDLFERMRNGEFEDGAKILRAKIDMSAPNMNLRDPAIYRIRHEDHHQTGNKWCIYPMYDFAHSLSDAFEGITHSICTLEFEDHRVLYDWFVEHCGVEHTPHQYEFSRLNLEYTVTSKRRLTQLVAEGHVDGWDDPRMPTIAGLRRRGCPPEALHLFCDRIGVTKSENYIEVQQLDQAMRDVLNEQADRRMAVMDPIKVTLTNVEADEMVSVPNHPQQEERGRREILFSNEIFIERADFREEANKHYKRLVLGKYTRLRGAYIIKATDVVKDENGEVIEVIAEIVPGSLGKNVEGVKARGVIQWVTCKTAVDATINEYNRLFTVTNPAGEEGDMLDYIADDSLVVKTAKVEPELAKSEAQVPYQFERIAYFTRDSKAGDALVFNRIVTLKDSFGE
- a CDS encoding chorismate lyase gives rise to the protein MANLSEWRDGLKSIYDREPHFKVLDPLLCIQSLTAGLKSLGADFSVSLLFLGNRQIEALGDPRFNALSDHYLFSREVFLLLNGTPVVWAQSLCQGMPSSLEKGRVNESRWLEILDCGTEPLGHKLFDGSLPITRTPFEYAVVKNPPTFAWGMEVQDHSDHALDVPTVIARRSIFDWAGDGLELTEYYLPALFEFIGEKSIERAV
- a CDS encoding DUF4377 domain-containing protein codes for the protein MAKLRQLMMLSALLLVGKIGIADSLTIEPISAEREIRAVLDMESNRFAIVGGCNTFTGSMYLKEHDIFRTNPHRLAVTKMACEVEMEGLDQKVRSFLRNKPKMVRKGDALYLVGNIRGESESRYIPVELDKGAFRDIEALEYDTTFLYVSGKPAVCKLGTTESGETCLLVRKKPEDQWEIYKGEIEGFTPNENIDYRLRLKAYPRADGETRLVLDMIVEQVSIDTKEELDEAGIDAEGLEP
- a CDS encoding GntR family transcriptional regulator, which codes for MKKLKKIENLSDQAFTLIREAIMNNVLKPGKLYSATEIGEWIGVSRTPIREAAQQLANIGLVRVEKNRGIRILPTSLQGLIESFQIRLMLEVPMIRKTATSRSDDDLVLIKEAFEKFQVAAESDDAKATLEADKEYHLAILKASGIGRALTIIENTRNTVLLTGPSTIPHSRSCMDAFNDHKALHEAILTKDAVQAGIEMERHIINTANMLITQESKSRDDWEGAELLEQFEWICNPR
- a CDS encoding ABC transporter permease subunit (The N-terminal region of this protein, as described by TIGR01726, is a three transmembrane segment that identifies a subfamily of ABC transporter permease subunits, which specificities that include histidine, arginine, glutamine, glutamate, L-cystine (sic), the opines (in Agrobacterium) octopine and nopaline, etc.), with product MNEIIEYSPSLLEGFFLTITLGITSFLAALFFGLGAAFLSFSQSKTLRFTISSYTTIIRGIPDLVLIFLFFYGIQELLNWITGLIGTKNIFLTPFISGVITIGFYFGAFITETFRGAILAVPKGQVEASVALGMPKNHIYRRILFPQAMRFALPGLSNNWLVLLKTTALVSLIGLQDLVFMANNAGKATRLTFNFYMVASIGFLLFTSLSILVIRFLERRYSLGFSTEVSI
- a CDS encoding magnesium and cobalt transport protein CorA, which gives rise to MITAFILKNGRLVQSKISSNDDFQKEMIWIDLVDPTEEERALVEAYYNFELPEKAEIKDIEASARFYEDEDGIHVHSFFLNDFGDRVTNVTVAFSIYNGRLFTLHDEDLSSFRLYRLRARHPQINDMESVIDVMDILIGLHETAVEHVADVLELIYTKLESTSPYVLINGNKTEEKEPRKSRRRRQKELEQEEDDELKKVDMDTILSEISIQEDINGKARLSLMDTRRSLSFLLRGRLLTNDQNEDVREILRDLESLTSHTSFLFDKVNFLLDAAMGKISLEQSRIIKIFSIASVVFLPPTLIASIYGMNFAFMPELNFRYSYPLSIGLMFLSGIAPYLLFKRKGWL
- a CDS encoding metal ABC transporter substrate-binding protein codes for the protein MKRLIALFSTLCLLTLSPALAKKLNVITSFSILNDITETIGGERIQSKAIIGANQNAHTYEPTPYDFIDLKKADLFIINGLHFEGWLTRTVDASGFNGALLDVSTAIAPLPADPNHHHDHDHSGHHDDHDGHTAHDHENHDHEHGEFDPHIWQSPLNVIKMADAIKQELIALDPEGKAHYEANFEDYQKELLALDKWTRDSLKAKSNRAPHFLILHNSFQYFEHEYGVHFHTLMNSHFAGEPSAGDLAETMTLIKKNNITTLFFENIEASRLLKNLMEDLKLKNGGILYSDALTKDDTANSYIKLFKRNVETMLNSID